One part of the Enterobacter kobei genome encodes these proteins:
- a CDS encoding N-6 DNA methylase, whose amino-acid sequence MSQVSIFDVLNDVVTPSQVVPATSSVPAGKAPGLTADEARGRFIREFSQTARYHHRWDVFREFITLVAGELDIARIRTPENIAASRKICDRYQAADLERFHVLFSLLISALQGKYHDFLGSVFMELELGSGDMGQFFTPYPMARLLAQLLLDDTLQQLKTCPWVTLNEPTSGAGGMVIAFAESMLDKGLNPSAQLMAVTTDIDPTAADMTFIQLSLLGIPAVVNTGNTLSLSVSRTRYTPVWYFSNWQERLESHERVQAMRRFMASM is encoded by the coding sequence ATGTCCCAGGTTTCCATTTTTGATGTGCTTAACGACGTCGTCACACCTTCTCAGGTCGTACCGGCAACGTCATCAGTTCCGGCAGGAAAAGCGCCGGGCCTGACCGCTGATGAGGCGCGTGGCCGGTTCATCCGTGAATTCAGTCAGACGGCGCGCTATCACCACCGGTGGGATGTGTTCCGTGAATTCATCACCCTGGTGGCAGGCGAGCTGGACATTGCCCGCATCCGGACCCCTGAGAATATCGCAGCCAGCCGGAAAATCTGCGACCGCTACCAGGCAGCAGATCTGGAGCGATTCCATGTGTTGTTCAGCCTGCTGATCAGCGCGCTGCAGGGGAAATATCACGATTTTCTCGGCTCGGTGTTCATGGAGCTTGAACTCGGTTCCGGGGATATGGGGCAGTTTTTCACCCCTTACCCGATGGCCCGTCTGCTGGCGCAGCTGCTGCTTGACGACACACTGCAGCAGCTGAAGACCTGCCCGTGGGTGACCCTGAACGAACCGACCAGCGGCGCGGGGGGCATGGTGATCGCCTTTGCAGAGAGCATGCTGGATAAAGGGTTAAATCCTTCTGCCCAGCTGATGGCCGTGACAACCGATATTGACCCGACAGCGGCGGATATGACCTTCATTCAGCTGAGCCTGCTGGGTATCCCGGCCGTGGTGAATACCGGCAATACGCTTTCCCTGTCGGTCAGCCGCACCCGCTATACGCCGGTGTGGTACTTCAGTAACTGGCAGGAACGCCTTGAGAGTCATGAGCGTGTGCAGGCTATGCGCCGCTTCATGGCATCGATGTAA
- a CDS encoding plasmid SOS inhibition protein A, producing MIPSGHSLVTLQPARQAALRAIAEVEQRQESDKRLPSENPHARAFMRYLTGSSRMNARSAQQIPGLAWDPSFKLWSLKNLEDELERLLRSRGEHCYSPLDGEVQQALFPEVVYRKASRSKQRCKLSSARTQRQEHKRQCKEAVLRQSLVDQARTGLNFQSPETINSWYRHWADELTEGELARLFWRWWYRFDSLKELEWNNLSGDPMWAVLHLLRQIVKDTPDHTRKAERWQVPNKLCDLREHRI from the coding sequence ATGATCCCTTCAGGACATTCTCTGGTGACGCTGCAACCGGCGCGGCAGGCCGCCCTTCGGGCTATCGCGGAAGTCGAACAGCGGCAGGAAAGCGATAAGCGGTTGCCTTCTGAAAACCCCCATGCGCGTGCATTTATGCGATACCTGACCGGCAGCAGCAGAATGAATGCCAGGTCAGCGCAGCAGATCCCTGGCCTGGCGTGGGACCCGTCATTTAAACTCTGGTCACTGAAAAATCTGGAAGATGAACTGGAACGTCTGCTCCGGAGCCGCGGGGAGCACTGTTATTCTCCGCTGGACGGCGAAGTGCAGCAGGCGCTGTTTCCTGAAGTTGTTTATCGTAAAGCGTCCCGCAGTAAACAGCGCTGCAAACTGAGCAGCGCCCGGACGCAACGACAGGAACATAAGCGCCAGTGTAAGGAGGCCGTGCTGCGCCAGAGCCTTGTAGACCAGGCGCGTACCGGGCTTAATTTTCAGTCACCTGAGACGATCAATAGCTGGTACAGACACTGGGCAGATGAGCTTACGGAGGGCGAACTGGCGCGATTGTTCTGGCGTTGGTGGTACAGGTTTGATTCCTTAAAGGAGCTTGAATGGAATAACCTCAGCGGCGATCCGATGTGGGCTGTGCTTCATTTACTTCGGCAGATCGTGAAGGATACTCCGGACCATACCCGTAAAGCTGAACGCTGGCAGGTGCCTAACAAGCTGTGTGACCTGCGGGAGCATCGCATATGA
- a CDS encoding type I toxin-antitoxin system Hok family toxin, with protein sequence MVCLTLLIFTYLTRKSLCEIRYRDGDREVAAFLAYESGK encoded by the coding sequence ATCGTGTGTTTAACGCTGTTAATATTCACATACCTGACCCGGAAATCGCTCTGCGAAATTCGCTACAGGGACGGAGACAGGGAGGTGGCGGCTTTTCTGGCTTACGAATCCGGTAAGTAG
- a CDS encoding theronine dehydrogenase, protein MNKWLYSLRWGLRHIPCPGAPELARAEVNAGEPCPDSVTELWVPGGGYVVCIDFPAPKPITRWSDERKAGARKRNLRRRVLKAAPLFADELVEREINDRVSYFRGK, encoded by the coding sequence ATGAATAAATGGCTGTATTCATTGCGCTGGGGATTACGACATATTCCGTGTCCTGGTGCGCCGGAACTTGCACGCGCTGAGGTTAATGCCGGAGAACCCTGTCCCGATTCAGTGACAGAGCTGTGGGTGCCGGGTGGCGGTTATGTTGTTTGCATAGACTTTCCCGCGCCGAAGCCGATAACGCGCTGGAGTGATGAGCGCAAAGCCGGTGCGCGTAAGCGTAATCTCAGACGCAGGGTACTGAAAGCAGCACCGCTTTTTGCCGATGAACTGGTCGAGCGGGAAATTAACGACAGGGTGAGCTATTTTCGCGGAAAGTAA
- the psiB gene encoding conjugation system SOS inhibitor PsiB has protein sequence MKKFSLMQMNAMIPAEFEQLREQGEEYRRELSNAVVGLISAPAGWQVNAEYRGEFGGLFPVQVRYTPQDGESYGVCLCSPGELSPGWLVVLISQDARFTRILHQSDTLEPEAVITLISRVAGLHRLNCGAGT, from the coding sequence ATGAAAAAATTCAGTCTGATGCAGATGAACGCCATGATCCCCGCCGAGTTCGAGCAGCTGCGCGAGCAGGGCGAAGAATACCGCCGCGAACTGAGCAATGCCGTGGTCGGTCTGATTTCCGCCCCTGCCGGATGGCAGGTGAACGCAGAATACCGGGGTGAGTTTGGAGGCCTGTTTCCGGTACAGGTGCGATACACACCGCAGGACGGGGAAAGCTACGGTGTGTGCCTGTGCAGTCCGGGGGAACTCTCTCCGGGCTGGCTGGTTGTGTTGATTTCGCAGGATGCCCGCTTTACCCGGATACTTCACCAGTCAGACACGCTGGAGCCGGAGGCTGTCATTACGCTTATCTCCCGCGTGGCGGGGTTGCACCGTCTCAACTGTGGTGCCGGCACATGA
- a CDS encoding DNA methyltransferase: protein MSRFILGDSTRVMAGFPSECVDFILTDPPYLVGFTDRSGRSIAGDNNDDWVMPASREMYRVLKRDSLAVSFYGWNRIDIFMNAWKAAGFRVVGHLVFAKPYASKSAFVGYQHESAYLLAKGRPQVPASPLSDVIPWQYTGNRHHPTEKPVSALQPLIESFTRPGDIVLDPFAGSGSTCVAAEQAGRRWIGIELLEKYHAAGTRRLTGLRSGRAA from the coding sequence ATGTCCCGTTTTATCCTGGGTGACAGCACCCGTGTAATGGCCGGTTTTCCGTCAGAATGCGTTGATTTCATTCTTACCGATCCGCCGTATCTGGTCGGGTTTACCGATCGTTCCGGGCGCTCCATTGCCGGCGATAACAATGACGACTGGGTGATGCCCGCCAGCCGTGAAATGTACCGCGTCCTGAAACGCGACAGTCTGGCCGTCAGTTTTTACGGCTGGAACCGGATCGATATTTTCATGAACGCCTGGAAAGCGGCCGGCTTCCGGGTCGTGGGCCACCTCGTTTTCGCCAAACCCTATGCCTCTAAATCCGCGTTTGTGGGCTACCAGCATGAAAGTGCTTACCTGCTGGCAAAAGGGCGTCCCCAGGTGCCGGCGTCGCCGTTATCGGATGTGATCCCCTGGCAGTACACGGGAAACCGGCATCATCCGACGGAAAAACCCGTTTCCGCCCTGCAACCCCTTATCGAGTCCTTCACCCGGCCGGGGGATATAGTGCTCGACCCGTTTGCCGGATCGGGTTCCACCTGTGTGGCGGCAGAGCAGGCGGGCCGCCGGTGGATAGGCATCGAGCTTCTTGAAAAATATCACGCCGCCGGAACGCGCCGGCTTACCGGTCTGCGCAGCGGTCGCGCGGCATAA